From a single Lates calcarifer isolate ASB-BC8 linkage group LG12, TLL_Latcal_v3, whole genome shotgun sequence genomic region:
- the sdhb gene encoding succinate dehydrogenase [ubiquinone] iron-sulfur subunit, mitochondrial isoform X2 has protein sequence MLGLQPVEAVRYAQTAAAPAAQPRIKKFQVYRWDPDTPGDKPRMQTYEIDLNTCGPMVLDALIKIKNEMDSTLTFRRSCREGICGSCAMNINGGNTLACLNKIDTNISKPTKIYPLPHMYVVKDLVPDMSNFYAQYKSIEPYLKKKDETMEGKKQYLQSVEDRQKLDGLYECILCACCSTSCPSYWWNGDKYLGPAVLMQAYRWMIDSRDEFTEERLSKLQDPFSLYRCHTIMNCTKTCPKGLNPGKAIAEIKKMMATYKEKKAAAV, from the exons ATGCTGGGATTGCAGCCCGTGGAG GCGGTGCGGTACGcccagacagcagcagctccagcagcacaGCCCAGAATAAAGAAGTTCCAGGTGTACAGATGGGACCCAGACACTCCAGGAGACAAACCCCGCATGCAGACCTACGAGATCGACCTCAACAC TTGTGGCCCAATGGTTCTTGATGCTCTGATCAAGATCAAAAATGAGATGGACTCCACTCTAACCTTCCGCCGCTCCTGTAGAGAAG GTATTTGTGGATCCTGTGCAATGAACATTAACGGAGGAAACACACTCGCTTGTCTCAACAAGATTGACACCAACATCAGCAAGCCAACTAAGATTTACCCCCTGCCACATATGTATGTGGTCAAGGATCTGGTCCCT GACATGAGTAACTTCTACGCCCAGTACAAGTCTATTGAACCGTATCTGAAGAAGAAGGATGAGACAATGGAAGGGAAGAAGCAGTATCTGCAGTCTGTAGAGGACCGGCAGAAACTG GACGGGCTGTATGAGTGTATCCTGTGCGCCTGCTGCAGTACAAGCTGCCCAAGTTACTGGTGGAACGGAGACAAATATCTCGGACCTGCTGTGCTGATGCAG GCGTATCGTTGGATGATTGACTCCCGAGACGAGTTCACAGAGGAGCGTCTATCCAAGCTGCAGGATCCTTTCTCCCTCTACCGCTGCCACACTATCATGAACTGCACCAAGACCTGCCCCAAG gGGCTGAACCCAGGAAAAGCGATCGCTGAGATCAAGAAGATGATGGCCACATACAAGGAGAAGAAGGCAGCTGCTGTCTGA
- the sdhb gene encoding succinate dehydrogenase [ubiquinone] iron-sulfur subunit, mitochondrial isoform X3, with the protein MSVACFTSLSRCSVLAFRSPAGLVAVRYAQTAAAPAAQPRIKKFQVYRWDPDTPGDKPRMQTYEIDLNTCGPMVLDALIKIKNEMDSTLTFRRSCREGICGSCAMNINGGNTLACLNKIDTNISKPTKIYPLPHMYVVKDLVPDMSNFYAQYKSIEPYLKKKDETMEGKKQYLQSVEDRQKLDGLYECILCACCSTSCPSYWWNGDKYLGPAVLMQAYRWMIDSRDEFTEERLSKLQDPFSLYRCHTIMNCTKTCPKGLNPGKAIAEIKKMMATYKEKKAAAV; encoded by the exons ATGTCGGTTGCCTGCTTTACGTCCTTGAGCCGCTGTAGTGTTTTGGCGTTCCGCTCCCCCGCAGGGCTGGTG GCGGTGCGGTACGcccagacagcagcagctccagcagcacaGCCCAGAATAAAGAAGTTCCAGGTGTACAGATGGGACCCAGACACTCCAGGAGACAAACCCCGCATGCAGACCTACGAGATCGACCTCAACAC TTGTGGCCCAATGGTTCTTGATGCTCTGATCAAGATCAAAAATGAGATGGACTCCACTCTAACCTTCCGCCGCTCCTGTAGAGAAG GTATTTGTGGATCCTGTGCAATGAACATTAACGGAGGAAACACACTCGCTTGTCTCAACAAGATTGACACCAACATCAGCAAGCCAACTAAGATTTACCCCCTGCCACATATGTATGTGGTCAAGGATCTGGTCCCT GACATGAGTAACTTCTACGCCCAGTACAAGTCTATTGAACCGTATCTGAAGAAGAAGGATGAGACAATGGAAGGGAAGAAGCAGTATCTGCAGTCTGTAGAGGACCGGCAGAAACTG GACGGGCTGTATGAGTGTATCCTGTGCGCCTGCTGCAGTACAAGCTGCCCAAGTTACTGGTGGAACGGAGACAAATATCTCGGACCTGCTGTGCTGATGCAG GCGTATCGTTGGATGATTGACTCCCGAGACGAGTTCACAGAGGAGCGTCTATCCAAGCTGCAGGATCCTTTCTCCCTCTACCGCTGCCACACTATCATGAACTGCACCAAGACCTGCCCCAAG gGGCTGAACCCAGGAAAAGCGATCGCTGAGATCAAGAAGATGATGGCCACATACAAGGAGAAGAAGGCAGCTGCTGTCTGA
- the sdhb gene encoding succinate dehydrogenase [ubiquinone] iron-sulfur subunit, mitochondrial isoform X1: MSVACFTSLSRCSVLAFRSPAGLAVRYAQTAAAPAAQPRIKKFQVYRWDPDTPGDKPRMQTYEIDLNTCGPMVLDALIKIKNEMDSTLTFRRSCREGICGSCAMNINGGNTLACLNKIDTNISKPTKIYPLPHMYVVKDLVPDMSNFYAQYKSIEPYLKKKDETMEGKKQYLQSVEDRQKLDGLYECILCACCSTSCPSYWWNGDKYLGPAVLMQAYRWMIDSRDEFTEERLSKLQDPFSLYRCHTIMNCTKTCPKGLNPGKAIAEIKKMMATYKEKKAAAV; encoded by the exons ATGTCGGTTGCCTGCTTTACGTCCTTGAGCCGCTGTAGTGTTTTGGCGTTCCGCTCCCCCGCAGGGCTG GCGGTGCGGTACGcccagacagcagcagctccagcagcacaGCCCAGAATAAAGAAGTTCCAGGTGTACAGATGGGACCCAGACACTCCAGGAGACAAACCCCGCATGCAGACCTACGAGATCGACCTCAACAC TTGTGGCCCAATGGTTCTTGATGCTCTGATCAAGATCAAAAATGAGATGGACTCCACTCTAACCTTCCGCCGCTCCTGTAGAGAAG GTATTTGTGGATCCTGTGCAATGAACATTAACGGAGGAAACACACTCGCTTGTCTCAACAAGATTGACACCAACATCAGCAAGCCAACTAAGATTTACCCCCTGCCACATATGTATGTGGTCAAGGATCTGGTCCCT GACATGAGTAACTTCTACGCCCAGTACAAGTCTATTGAACCGTATCTGAAGAAGAAGGATGAGACAATGGAAGGGAAGAAGCAGTATCTGCAGTCTGTAGAGGACCGGCAGAAACTG GACGGGCTGTATGAGTGTATCCTGTGCGCCTGCTGCAGTACAAGCTGCCCAAGTTACTGGTGGAACGGAGACAAATATCTCGGACCTGCTGTGCTGATGCAG GCGTATCGTTGGATGATTGACTCCCGAGACGAGTTCACAGAGGAGCGTCTATCCAAGCTGCAGGATCCTTTCTCCCTCTACCGCTGCCACACTATCATGAACTGCACCAAGACCTGCCCCAAG gGGCTGAACCCAGGAAAAGCGATCGCTGAGATCAAGAAGATGATGGCCACATACAAGGAGAAGAAGGCAGCTGCTGTCTGA